The following proteins are co-located in the Campylobacter concisus genome:
- a CDS encoding HDOD domain-containing protein — translation MNESVFKKIKALPPLDDTVIQIQRLHADENSSISDLTKVVEKDPMLTANILRSANSPLYGFSQEITTIARAISLFGMATIRGFALSSTIKKSFSINLEPYGITTQDFLNISIIQNALMYNWHSKVNPKSLEILSPASFMLEIGKIVLAHELAENKQDVEFREKLKNISSPIDLALFETEILDMSNEEVTAKIFEQWNLETELSSSILYSNNPEEAPDHIKDYAKALKVIKTAVNIFNQLDDISIQNTLPLLDEYGFGHDTFLMAVAKVKDNL, via the coding sequence ATGAATGAATCAGTTTTTAAAAAAATCAAAGCACTTCCACCATTAGATGACACAGTTATACAAATTCAACGCTTACATGCGGACGAAAACAGCTCAATAAGTGATCTTACAAAAGTGGTCGAAAAGGATCCGATGCTAACAGCAAATATCTTGCGTTCAGCAAACTCTCCACTTTATGGGTTTTCTCAAGAGATCACAACCATCGCAAGAGCTATTTCTCTTTTTGGTATGGCTACTATTCGAGGTTTTGCGCTTTCAAGTACGATTAAAAAGAGTTTTTCTATAAATTTAGAGCCTTATGGCATTACTACACAAGATTTTTTAAATATCTCGATAATACAAAATGCACTGATGTACAATTGGCATTCTAAAGTTAATCCTAAAAGCTTAGAAATTCTCTCTCCAGCTTCATTTATGCTTGAGATTGGCAAAATAGTTCTTGCTCATGAATTAGCTGAAAATAAACAAGACGTCGAATTTAGGGAAAAACTTAAAAATATATCTAGTCCAATCGATCTTGCCCTATTTGAAACAGAAATTTTAGATATGTCAAATGAAGAAGTTACGGCTAAAATTTTTGAACAATGGAACCTTGAGACAGAGCTTAGCAGCTCAATACTCTATTCAAATAATCCAGAAGAGGCACCAGATCATATAAAAGATTACGCAAAAGCCCTAAAAGTGATAAAAACAGCTGTAAATATTTTTAATCAACTTGATGATATAAGCATACAAAATACTCTACCCCTTCTTGACGAATACGGCTTTGGACATGATACGTTTTTAATGGCTGTCGCTAAAGTCAAAGATAATTTGTGA
- the ilvC gene encoding ketol-acid reductoisomerase, which translates to MAINVYYDKDCDLSLIQSKKVAIIGFGSQGHAHAENLRDNGVSVVIGLSKGGKSWAKAEAKGFEVKTVSEATKGADVVMILTPDELQAEIYKNEIEPNLKDHAAIAFGHGFNVHFGQIKAPANIDVIMIAPKAPGHTVRSEFVRGGGIPDLIAVEQNASGKAKEIALSYACGIGGGRTGIIETTFKDETETDLFGEQAVLCGGLCALVNAGFDTLVEAGYEPEMAYFECLHELKLIVDLMYQGGMADMRYSISNTAEYGDYVSGVRVVGEESRKAMKEVLKEIQNGKFAKDFILERKAGYVRMNAERSIAERSLLNQTGKKLRAMMPWITNGKLIDQNKN; encoded by the coding sequence ATGGCTATAAATGTTTATTATGATAAAGACTGCGATTTAAGCCTTATTCAAAGTAAAAAAGTAGCAATTATCGGCTTTGGCTCACAAGGTCATGCACATGCTGAAAATTTAAGAGATAACGGTGTAAGCGTCGTGATTGGCCTTTCAAAAGGTGGCAAAAGCTGGGCAAAGGCTGAGGCAAAAGGCTTTGAGGTAAAAACCGTAAGCGAAGCTACAAAGGGCGCTGATGTGGTTATGATTTTAACTCCAGATGAGCTTCAAGCAGAAATTTATAAAAATGAGATTGAACCAAATTTGAAAGATCACGCTGCTATCGCGTTTGGACATGGTTTTAACGTTCATTTTGGCCAGATAAAAGCCCCAGCAAATATAGATGTCATTATGATCGCTCCAAAAGCTCCAGGGCACACAGTTAGAAGCGAATTTGTAAGAGGTGGTGGCATACCTGATCTTATCGCTGTTGAGCAAAATGCAAGCGGAAAGGCTAAAGAGATCGCTCTAAGCTATGCTTGCGGTATAGGTGGCGGTAGAACCGGCATTATTGAGACAACATTTAAAGATGAAACTGAAACAGATTTGTTTGGTGAACAAGCAGTACTTTGTGGCGGTCTTTGCGCGCTAGTAAATGCTGGTTTTGATACGCTTGTAGAGGCTGGTTATGAGCCTGAGATGGCGTATTTTGAATGCTTGCACGAGCTAAAACTAATCGTTGATTTGATGTATCAAGGTGGCATGGCCGATATGCGTTATTCTATCTCAAACACCGCTGAATACGGTGATTACGTAAGCGGTGTAAGAGTGGTTGGCGAAGAGAGCAGAAAAGCTATGAAAGAAGTTTTAAAAGAGATTCAAAATGGCAAATTTGCAAAAGACTTCATCCTAGAGAGAAAAGCAGGATATGTAAGAATGAACGCTGAACGCAGTATAGCTGAGAGAAGTTTGCTAAATCAAACTGGCAAAAAACTTCGCGCAATGATGCCTTGGATAACTAACGGCAAACTTATAGATCAAAATAAAAACTAA